One genomic segment of Natrialbaceae archaeon AArc-T1-2 includes these proteins:
- a CDS encoding YeaH/YhbH family protein — protein MGLREDLDRFREVGEKRREDLADFIRYGDLGGSSREEINVPVKIVSLPSFEYDQRDQGGVGQGDGDTPDVGQPVGQPQPQPGEDGEEDGDEPGEESGEHEYYEMDPEEFAQELDEELGLDLEPKGKKVIEEKEGPFTDLTRSGPDSTLDFERMFKEGLKRKLAMDFDEDFLREVCKVEDISPREVFEWAREENLPVSMAWIEDAFREIPDDERGTWTSIEEVESEVERESVQQKIRREGIKHVPFRREDERYRYPEIVEEREKNVVVVNIRDVSGSMREKKRELVERTFTPLDWYLTGKYDNAEFVYIAHDADAWEVSRENFFGIRSGGGTKISSAYELAAELLEEYPWSDWNRYVFAAGDSENSSNDTEERVIPLMESIPANLHAYVETQPSGNAINATHAEELERHFGDDEDVAVAYVNEEGDVTDAIYEILSTESDTDE, from the coding sequence ATGGGACTAAGAGAGGACCTCGATAGATTCCGCGAAGTGGGCGAAAAGCGCCGCGAGGATCTCGCCGATTTCATCAGATACGGCGACCTCGGCGGAAGCAGCCGCGAGGAGATCAACGTCCCGGTGAAGATCGTCTCGCTGCCGAGTTTCGAGTACGACCAGCGCGATCAAGGTGGCGTCGGCCAGGGCGACGGCGACACGCCGGACGTCGGTCAACCCGTCGGCCAGCCCCAGCCACAGCCGGGCGAGGACGGCGAGGAAGACGGCGACGAGCCAGGCGAAGAAAGCGGCGAGCACGAGTACTACGAGATGGATCCCGAAGAGTTCGCCCAGGAACTCGACGAGGAACTCGGACTCGACTTAGAGCCGAAGGGCAAGAAGGTGATCGAGGAGAAAGAAGGCCCGTTCACCGACCTCACGCGGTCGGGACCGGACAGCACCCTCGACTTCGAACGGATGTTCAAGGAGGGGCTCAAACGAAAACTCGCGATGGATTTCGACGAAGACTTTCTGCGGGAGGTCTGCAAGGTCGAAGACATCTCCCCGCGCGAGGTCTTCGAGTGGGCACGCGAGGAGAACCTCCCCGTTTCGATGGCCTGGATCGAAGACGCCTTCCGAGAGATCCCCGACGACGAACGCGGCACGTGGACCTCGATCGAGGAGGTCGAATCCGAGGTCGAACGCGAGTCGGTCCAACAGAAGATCCGCCGGGAAGGGATCAAACACGTCCCCTTCCGCCGAGAGGACGAACGCTACCGCTACCCCGAGATCGTCGAGGAACGGGAGAAAAACGTCGTCGTCGTCAACATCCGTGACGTCTCGGGCTCGATGCGCGAAAAGAAACGCGAACTCGTCGAGCGAACGTTCACCCCGCTCGATTGGTATCTCACCGGTAAGTACGACAACGCCGAGTTCGTCTACATCGCCCACGATGCCGACGCCTGGGAAGTCTCCCGCGAGAACTTCTTCGGCATTCGAAGCGGTGGCGGAACGAAGATCTCGAGTGCGTACGAACTCGCCGCCGAGTTGTTAGAGGAGTATCCCTGGAGCGACTGGAACCGGTACGTCTTCGCCGCCGGCGACAGCGAGAACTCCAGCAACGACACCGAAGAGCGGGTGATCCCGCTTATGGAGTCGATTCCGGCGAACCTCCACGCCTACGTCGAGACCCAGCCAAGCGGCAACGCGATCAACGCCACCCACGCCGAGGAGTTAGAACGTCACTTCGGCGACGACGAGGACGTGGCGGTGGCCTACGTCAACGAGGAGGGGGACGTGACCGACGCGATCTACGAAATTCTCAGTACGGAGAGTGATACGGATGAGTAA
- a CDS encoding PrkA family serine protein kinase, whose product MTGEEYVSAADRTLEETYEEPMSLAAYVDRIFESPQIASHASKYLLEAIEDAGTRTVVEEGEEKQRYRFFDDPHNDGEHAILGNTEVLNGFVDDLRSIAAGRGKEEKIIWFEGPTATGKSELKRCLVNGLREYSKTPAGRRYTIEWNVRTADAESRGLSYGTDPTATDDENWFESPVQAHPLSVFPEEIREDLLAELNGDLEDHAPIEVDTRLDPFSREAYDFLEERYRRQGREELFSAITDESHLRVKNYVVGVGQGVGVLHSEDEGPPKERLVGSWMHGMLQELDSRGRKNPQAFSYDGVLSQGNGGLTIVEDAAQHADLLQKLLNVPDEQSVKLDKGIGMDVDTQLLIISNPDLEAQLNQHADRNGTDPLKALKRRLDKHEFGYLTNLSLETELIRRELTGETAVWEADRYDELEEKIREPVAISVKDGEGTVREREFAPHALEAASLYAVVSRLDEDDLPSGLDLVDKALIFDQGYLQEGDSRREKDEFDFDGDGTDGDHGIPVTYIRDVLADLLQEDRDRHHPDLPVEDVIMPRDVLNAMADGLADAPVFSTAERSEFETRVVPVKNHVFDRQEADVIEAIMHDKRVDEETVAEYVEHVYAWETDEPLYNDRGERVEPDPLTMKVFEIEHLGRFSEEAYQGNLPRESVRKFRREKVITALNRHAWEQRDEDFTVEDVDLTAIPVIKTVLESHDWDDVRRTFEDFDPKQWDDPPSGTETAAVKAETIDRMVELFEYSRASAELTSRHVMGQVSYRWD is encoded by the coding sequence ATGACCGGAGAGGAGTACGTCAGCGCGGCCGACCGCACGCTCGAGGAGACCTACGAGGAGCCGATGAGCCTCGCGGCGTACGTCGACCGGATCTTCGAGAGCCCACAGATTGCCTCCCACGCCTCGAAGTACCTGCTCGAGGCGATCGAAGACGCCGGCACCCGCACCGTCGTCGAGGAAGGCGAGGAGAAACAGCGCTATCGGTTCTTCGACGATCCGCACAACGACGGCGAACACGCGATCCTGGGCAACACCGAGGTGTTGAACGGCTTCGTCGACGATCTGCGTTCGATCGCAGCCGGCCGCGGGAAAGAGGAGAAAATTATCTGGTTCGAGGGCCCCACGGCGACGGGTAAATCCGAGCTCAAACGGTGTCTTGTCAACGGACTGCGCGAGTACTCGAAGACGCCTGCGGGCCGGCGATACACCATCGAGTGGAACGTCCGGACGGCAGACGCCGAATCGCGCGGACTAAGCTACGGCACCGACCCCACCGCGACGGACGACGAGAACTGGTTCGAGAGCCCGGTCCAGGCGCATCCGCTGTCGGTGTTCCCCGAGGAGATTCGCGAAGACCTGCTCGCAGAACTCAACGGCGATCTCGAAGATCACGCTCCGATCGAGGTCGACACCCGGCTCGATCCGTTCTCGCGGGAAGCCTACGACTTCCTCGAGGAGCGGTACCGCCGGCAGGGGCGCGAGGAGCTGTTCTCGGCGATCACCGACGAGAGCCACCTGCGGGTGAAAAACTACGTCGTCGGCGTCGGCCAGGGCGTCGGCGTCCTCCACAGCGAGGACGAGGGACCGCCGAAGGAACGACTCGTGGGCTCGTGGATGCACGGGATGCTTCAGGAACTCGACTCCCGTGGCCGGAAGAACCCGCAGGCGTTCAGCTACGACGGCGTCCTCTCACAGGGCAACGGTGGGCTGACGATCGTCGAGGACGCCGCCCAGCACGCCGACCTGTTACAGAAGCTGCTCAACGTCCCCGACGAACAGTCGGTCAAGCTCGACAAAGGGATCGGGATGGACGTCGACACCCAGCTGTTGATCATCTCGAACCCCGACCTCGAGGCCCAGCTCAACCAACACGCCGACCGCAACGGCACCGACCCGCTGAAGGCGCTGAAACGACGCCTTGACAAACACGAGTTCGGCTACCTGACGAACCTCTCGCTCGAGACCGAACTCATCCGCCGGGAGTTGACCGGCGAGACTGCCGTCTGGGAGGCAGACAGGTACGACGAACTCGAAGAGAAGATCCGCGAACCGGTGGCGATTTCGGTCAAAGACGGCGAGGGGACAGTACGGGAACGCGAGTTCGCACCGCACGCACTCGAGGCGGCGTCGCTGTACGCCGTCGTGAGTCGACTCGACGAGGACGACCTGCCGTCCGGGCTCGATCTCGTCGACAAGGCGCTGATCTTCGATCAGGGCTACCTCCAGGAAGGCGACAGCCGTCGGGAGAAAGACGAGTTCGACTTCGACGGCGACGGTACGGACGGCGACCACGGCATTCCGGTGACCTACATCCGGGACGTGCTCGCGGACTTGCTCCAGGAGGACAGAGATCGCCACCACCCCGACCTCCCGGTCGAGGACGTCATCATGCCGCGGGACGTGTTGAACGCGATGGCGGATGGGCTGGCCGATGCGCCCGTCTTCTCTACAGCCGAGCGTTCCGAGTTCGAAACCCGCGTGGTGCCCGTGAAAAACCACGTCTTCGACCGCCAGGAGGCAGACGTCATCGAGGCGATCATGCACGACAAACGCGTCGACGAGGAAACCGTCGCCGAGTACGTCGAGCACGTCTACGCCTGGGAGACGGACGAACCGCTGTACAACGACCGCGGCGAACGCGTCGAACCCGATCCGCTGACGATGAAGGTGTTCGAGATCGAACACCTCGGCCGATTCTCGGAGGAGGCCTACCAGGGTAACCTGCCGCGAGAGAGCGTCCGGAAATTCCGCCGGGAGAAGGTGATCACGGCGCTGAACCGCCACGCCTGGGAGCAACGCGACGAGGACTTCACGGTCGAAGACGTCGACCTCACCGCGATCCCGGTGATCAAGACGGTCTTAGAGAGCCACGACTGGGACGACGTCCGTCGTACGTTCGAGGACTTCGATCCCAAACAGTGGGACGATCCGCCGAGTGGCACCGAAACGGCGGCGGTCAAAGCGGAGACGATCGATCGGATGGTCGAGCTGTTCGAGTACTCGCGGGCGTCCGCTGAACTGACCAGCAGGCACGTCATGGGACAGGTGAGCTACAGATGGGACTAA
- a CDS encoding PrkA family serine protein kinase — MNGDIETLENLSSEYKESMPADLRETKSFDWYLEEVYEDPKIARNAHQRVADMFDYYGTSYDETEGVVEYQLASEDPLNDGENTFYGKVIHQSIHEFVNKVKSGARRLGPERRIKLLLGPVGSGKSHFDRQVRTYFEDYTLREEGRMYTFRWTNLCEVIEDQDPADDTVRSPMNQDPLVLLPLAQRQSVIEDINDRLDAPYTIQNEQSLDPESEFYMDRLLAHYEDDLEQVLRNHVEIVRLVADENKRQCLETFEPKDKKNQDETELTGDVNYSKIAIYGESDPRAFDYSGAFCNANRGVFSGEELLKLQREFLYDFLHATQEMTIKPKNNPRIDIDQVIVGRTNMPEYKDKKGDEKMEAFNDRTKRIDFPYVLSYEDEARIYEKMLANADVPDINVEPHTLEMAGLFGVLTRVEEPDTETIDLLSKAKAYNGEIDEGDDIDVKKLREEAEQKAEIGEGMIGISPRFIGDEIAEAIMDSKHRQRGFLSPLTVFNFFEENLEHHGSIPEEHFETYYRYLETVREEYKERAIEDVRHALAYDVDEIQRQGEKYMDHVMAYIDDDTIEDELTGREQEPDETFLRSVEEKLDIPEDRKEDFRQEVSNWVSRRAREGDTFNPQDNERLRRALERKLWEDKKHNINFSALVSASDVDDDERSSWIDALTEQGYSEDGAKEVLEFAGAEVAKAEIED; from the coding sequence ATGAACGGTGACATCGAGACGCTCGAAAACTTAAGCAGCGAATACAAGGAGTCGATGCCCGCAGACCTGCGGGAGACCAAATCGTTCGACTGGTACCTCGAGGAAGTGTACGAGGATCCGAAGATCGCCCGCAACGCCCATCAGCGCGTCGCGGACATGTTCGACTACTACGGGACCAGTTACGACGAGACCGAAGGCGTCGTCGAGTACCAGCTCGCGAGCGAGGACCCACTCAACGACGGTGAGAACACCTTCTACGGGAAGGTGATCCACCAGTCGATCCACGAGTTCGTCAATAAGGTCAAATCCGGCGCGCGCAGACTCGGGCCGGAACGCCGGATCAAGCTCCTGCTCGGCCCCGTCGGCTCCGGGAAATCTCACTTCGACCGGCAGGTCCGGACCTACTTCGAAGACTACACGCTCCGGGAGGAGGGCCGGATGTACACCTTCCGATGGACCAACCTCTGTGAGGTCATCGAGGACCAGGATCCCGCCGACGACACCGTCCGGTCGCCGATGAACCAGGATCCGCTCGTCCTCCTCCCGCTCGCACAGCGCCAGTCGGTGATCGAGGACATAAACGACCGGCTCGACGCCCCGTACACGATTCAAAACGAACAGAGCCTCGATCCCGAGTCGGAGTTTTACATGGACCGGCTGCTGGCTCACTACGAGGACGACTTAGAGCAGGTGTTGCGAAACCACGTCGAGATCGTCCGGCTCGTCGCCGACGAGAACAAACGCCAGTGCCTCGAGACGTTCGAACCCAAGGACAAGAAAAACCAGGATGAGACCGAGCTCACGGGCGACGTCAACTACTCGAAGATCGCCATCTACGGCGAGTCAGACCCTCGCGCGTTCGACTACTCGGGGGCGTTCTGTAACGCCAACCGCGGGGTCTTCTCCGGGGAGGAACTGCTGAAACTCCAGCGGGAGTTCCTCTATGACTTCCTGCATGCCACCCAGGAGATGACGATCAAGCCGAAGAACAACCCCCGGATCGACATCGACCAGGTGATCGTCGGGCGGACGAACATGCCCGAGTACAAAGACAAGAAAGGCGACGAGAAGATGGAGGCGTTCAACGACCGTACCAAACGGATCGACTTCCCGTACGTCCTCTCCTACGAGGACGAGGCTCGCATCTACGAGAAGATGCTGGCAAACGCCGACGTGCCCGACATCAACGTCGAGCCACACACCCTGGAGATGGCCGGCCTGTTCGGCGTCCTCACCCGGGTCGAGGAGCCCGACACCGAGACGATCGACCTGCTCTCGAAGGCCAAAGCCTACAACGGCGAGATCGACGAGGGCGACGACATCGACGTCAAGAAACTCCGCGAGGAGGCCGAACAGAAGGCCGAGATCGGCGAGGGGATGATCGGCATCTCGCCGCGCTTTATCGGCGACGAGATCGCCGAGGCGATCATGGACTCGAAACACCGCCAGCGTGGCTTCCTCTCGCCGCTTACGGTGTTTAACTTCTTCGAGGAGAACTTAGAGCACCACGGCTCGATTCCCGAAGAACACTTCGAGACCTACTACCGCTACCTCGAGACGGTCCGCGAGGAGTACAAAGAGCGGGCGATCGAGGACGTCCGGCACGCACTCGCCTACGACGTCGACGAGATTCAACGCCAGGGCGAGAAGTACATGGACCACGTGATGGCCTACATCGACGACGACACGATCGAAGACGAACTTACGGGCCGCGAACAGGAGCCGGACGAAACCTTCCTCCGCAGCGTCGAGGAGAAACTCGACATTCCCGAAGACCGCAAGGAAGACTTCCGCCAGGAAGTGAGCAATTGGGTCTCCCGCAGGGCTCGCGAGGGCGATACGTTCAACCCCCAGGACAACGAGCGTCTCCGCCGGGCCTTAGAGCGCAAACTCTGGGAGGACAAGAAACACAACATCAACTTCTCCGCGCTGGTCAGCGCGAGCGACGTCGACGACGACGAACGCAGTTCCTGGATCGACGCGCTCACCGAGCAGGGCTACTCCGAAGACGGCGCAAAGGAGGTCCTCGAGTTCGCCGGTGCGGAGGTCGCCAAAGCCGAGATTGAAGACTGA
- a CDS encoding DUF5820 family protein — translation MAEFVNLPDGWVVWSDEDDGRCVLAYRPDVFDADTFPAVCLPTLYLTHGRRSRRPGRNPTTPDDDWYVTVYLEPDVVLEQCRLDTREAAVDRARSLVRRFADGELDYRSAYQVPRERYLDRLDDLTGRDG, via the coding sequence ATGGCGGAGTTCGTGAATCTTCCCGACGGTTGGGTCGTCTGGAGCGACGAGGACGACGGCAGATGCGTCCTCGCGTACCGGCCCGACGTCTTCGACGCCGACACGTTTCCGGCCGTCTGTCTTCCGACGCTGTATCTCACGCACGGGCGTCGATCACGCCGACCGGGACGAAACCCGACAACGCCCGACGACGACTGGTACGTCACCGTCTACCTCGAGCCCGACGTCGTCCTCGAGCAGTGCCGACTCGACACCCGCGAGGCGGCCGTCGACCGTGCCCGTTCGCTCGTCCGACGTTTCGCCGACGGCGAGCTCGACTACCGTAGCGCCTACCAGGTCCCACGCGAGCGATACCTCGACCGGCTCGACGACCTCACCGGGAGAGACGGCTGA
- a CDS encoding UPF0179 family protein, with the protein MSTVTLIGTRLAEPGTEFVYHGEADACTGCPYRSQCLNLEAETRYRVVDVRENAQTLECAMHDGGVRAVEVEPVAVTANVSSRGAFAGSKASLEGPCPYVECPSHAYCEPDGIDFGTEYRIAAVLGEPPHERCHLDRSLELVELESDS; encoded by the coding sequence ATGTCGACCGTCACCCTCATCGGCACTCGTCTCGCAGAGCCCGGCACCGAGTTCGTCTACCACGGCGAAGCCGACGCCTGCACCGGCTGTCCATACCGGAGCCAGTGTCTCAACCTCGAAGCCGAGACGCGATACCGCGTCGTCGACGTCCGTGAGAACGCCCAGACGCTCGAGTGTGCCATGCACGACGGCGGCGTCCGCGCGGTCGAGGTCGAGCCCGTCGCGGTGACGGCGAACGTCTCCTCGCGGGGCGCATTCGCCGGCAGCAAGGCCTCGCTCGAGGGCCCGTGTCCCTACGTCGAGTGCCCGAGCCACGCGTACTGCGAACCCGACGGGATCGACTTCGGGACGGAGTACCGGATCGCGGCGGTTCTCGGCGAGCCGCCACACGAGCGGTGTCACCTCGATCGCTCGCTCGAGCTGGTCGAACTCGAATCCGACTCGTAG
- a CDS encoding AIR synthase family protein has translation MPGKVPPDELLSHVFDRTGTTDETVLQGPAIGEDAAAIDPPDGTLVVSSDPISLAASQIGHLGVHIACNDVAVSGADPRWLTVVVLLPDESDLEVISADLDRAAREVGATVVGGHSEYVDALERPIVSLTAMGVTDAFVPTGGAAPGDRVVLTKAAGIEGTAILASDFGADLEVATDVRDRAEEFLTEVSVLEDARVLREYASAMHDPTEGGVAAGLYELARASDVRLEIDRDAVPIREATRLLCDAAGVDPLRIFGSGAVLATVPESDVDAALDGLEATGHEAAAIGTVREGDAVLELGDETIRDPVEDDLYPLWADADAEA, from the coding sequence ATGCCCGGCAAAGTACCTCCGGACGAACTCCTCTCGCACGTCTTCGACCGAACGGGGACGACGGACGAGACGGTGTTGCAGGGGCCGGCGATCGGTGAGGACGCCGCTGCGATCGACCCACCCGACGGAACGCTCGTCGTCAGTTCCGATCCGATCTCGCTCGCCGCTTCACAGATTGGTCATCTGGGCGTCCACATCGCCTGTAACGACGTCGCCGTCTCCGGTGCGGATCCGCGATGGCTCACCGTCGTCGTCTTGCTCCCCGACGAGAGCGACCTCGAGGTGATCAGCGCGGACCTCGATCGGGCCGCCCGCGAGGTCGGCGCGACCGTCGTCGGCGGCCACAGCGAGTACGTCGACGCCCTCGAGCGGCCGATCGTCTCGCTGACCGCGATGGGCGTCACCGACGCGTTCGTCCCGACCGGCGGGGCAGCACCCGGCGACCGCGTGGTGCTCACGAAGGCGGCCGGCATCGAAGGAACGGCCATCCTCGCGTCGGACTTCGGCGCCGACCTCGAGGTCGCGACCGACGTCCGCGATCGCGCCGAGGAGTTTCTCACGGAGGTGAGCGTCCTCGAGGACGCCCGCGTGCTGCGTGAGTACGCGAGCGCGATGCACGACCCCACGGAAGGCGGCGTCGCCGCTGGCCTGTACGAACTCGCCCGTGCGTCCGACGTCCGCCTCGAGATCGACCGGGACGCGGTTCCGATCCGGGAGGCGACCCGACTGTTGTGTGATGCCGCCGGCGTCGATCCGCTGCGGATCTTCGGCTCTGGCGCAGTGCTCGCGACGGTACCCGAATCTGACGTCGACGCGGCACTCGACGGTCTCGAGGCGACGGGACACGAGGCGGCGGCGATCGGGACCGTCCGCGAGGGCGATGCGGTACTCGAACTCGGCGACGAGACGATCCGCGACCCCGTCGAGGACGACCTCTATCCCCTCTGGGCGGACGCCGACGCCGAAGCGTGA
- a CDS encoding metal-dependent transcriptional regulator: MELSPVAQDYLKAIFHLEEEYGRPVRTVEIADAVGVTSPSVTNMVETLDERDLVEYTPYKGVELTEEGETVVLNLVRKHRLLETFLTECLDVPWTDVHREADRLEHHVSDELADRLADFLGDPATDPHGDPIPGADLTVADERSYTPLTAYDIGETVVVERVPDRDHDVREYLFEHGLEPGTELALEAVTPVGIVDVVPDDADNSVAIPTQVARRIGARATSR, encoded by the coding sequence ATGGAGCTCAGTCCGGTCGCACAAGACTACCTGAAGGCGATCTTTCACCTCGAGGAAGAGTACGGTCGGCCGGTCCGTACCGTCGAGATTGCCGACGCCGTTGGCGTTACCTCGCCGTCGGTGACGAATATGGTGGAGACGCTCGACGAACGCGACCTCGTGGAGTATACCCCGTACAAGGGTGTCGAACTGACCGAAGAGGGTGAGACGGTCGTGTTGAATCTCGTCAGGAAGCACCGGTTGCTCGAGACCTTCCTGACGGAGTGTCTCGACGTGCCCTGGACCGACGTCCACCGGGAGGCCGACCGCCTCGAGCACCACGTCAGCGACGAACTGGCCGATCGACTCGCCGACTTCCTCGGCGATCCGGCGACCGATCCCCACGGCGATCCGATCCCGGGCGCGGATCTGACCGTCGCCGACGAGCGATCGTACACGCCACTGACCGCGTACGACATCGGCGAAACCGTCGTCGTCGAACGGGTTCCCGACCGCGATCACGACGTTCGCGAGTACCTGTTCGAGCACGGACTCGAGCCGGGGACGGAACTCGCCCTCGAGGCGGTGACGCCGGTCGGGATCGTCGACGTCGTGCCCGACGACGCCGACAACTCGGTGGCTATTCCGACACAGGTTGCACGACGTATCGGCGCTCGAGCGACGTCACGCTGA
- a CDS encoding metal ABC transporter substrate-binding protein, translating to MRSDENDSRVVSRRSFTALSVGALAAGFAGCLGDDPQENNGGGNGGAGSNGDAEYTVFASMPAVWDFVRQTAGDHMEAIDLVPIGEHGHDWTPEPGTVEELDEADGFVYLRDFATWQDDAADQLEERDDVVVIEATEGIEFFDSPAEDNDEHFWMDPVECQDGVENIADGLAEIDPDNADDYEANAAAFNDELEALNDDIHDIVDRAELEDIVVATHDSFQWWNRRYDINIHSPVGTSPDDAASAADVEEIETLIEDIGIEHVLYDVGEPAPLADSLADEVDAEILPLSPIETQIDGSPEVDPTVEMEPDWGYVEHFREINLPTLETALWAE from the coding sequence ATGAGATCCGACGAAAACGATTCACGTGTCGTATCGCGCCGGAGTTTTACCGCGCTCAGTGTGGGGGCGCTTGCTGCAGGGTTCGCCGGCTGTCTCGGGGACGACCCACAGGAGAATAACGGCGGAGGCAACGGTGGCGCAGGAAGCAACGGTGACGCTGAGTACACCGTCTTCGCGTCGATGCCCGCAGTCTGGGACTTCGTCCGACAGACCGCTGGCGATCACATGGAGGCGATCGACCTCGTTCCGATCGGCGAGCACGGCCACGACTGGACGCCCGAACCCGGGACGGTCGAGGAACTCGACGAGGCCGACGGCTTCGTCTATCTCCGTGACTTCGCGACCTGGCAGGACGACGCCGCAGATCAACTCGAAGAACGCGACGACGTCGTGGTGATCGAGGCCACAGAAGGGATCGAGTTCTTCGACAGCCCTGCGGAGGACAACGACGAGCACTTCTGGATGGACCCAGTCGAGTGCCAGGACGGCGTCGAGAACATTGCCGACGGCCTCGCCGAGATCGACCCGGACAACGCCGACGACTACGAGGCAAACGCCGCGGCGTTCAACGACGAACTCGAGGCACTCAACGACGACATCCACGACATCGTCGACCGGGCGGAACTCGAGGACATCGTCGTCGCTACCCACGACTCCTTCCAGTGGTGGAACCGTCGCTACGACATCAACATCCACTCGCCGGTCGGGACTTCGCCCGACGACGCCGCTTCGGCGGCCGATGTCGAGGAAATCGAGACCCTGATCGAGGACATTGGTATCGAGCACGTCCTCTACGACGTCGGCGAACCCGCCCCGCTCGCGGATTCGCTCGCCGACGAGGTCGACGCAGAGATCCTGCCGCTCTCGCCGATCGAAACCCAGATCGACGGCAGCCCCGAGGTCGACCCCACCGTCGAGATGGAGCCTGACTGGGGGTACGTCGAGCACTTCCGTGAGATCAACCTGCCGACGCTCGAGACGGCACTCTGGGCGGAGTAG
- a CDS encoding metal ABC transporter ATP-binding protein — protein sequence MTRAITVDNVHFAYDEQPVLRDVSLSVEEGEFLGLIGPNGSGKTTLLKIMLGLQTPDTGRVELFGTPSTAFSEGTRLGYVSQQSTEAETMMPVTVREVVTMGRYPHAGLRRLSADDREIIDDALEEVGITDLADRRINRLSGGQRQRAYIARALASEADLLALDEPTVGVDAGSVEQFYDLLEELNDDGITIVLIEHDLGRVTDHADTIACLDGELYEHSATEQFLESDTLDRVFSSTRAVGTAASAGGD from the coding sequence ATGACCCGCGCAATAACCGTCGACAACGTCCACTTCGCCTACGACGAGCAGCCGGTGTTGAGAGACGTCTCGCTGTCGGTCGAGGAAGGGGAGTTCCTGGGATTGATCGGTCCGAACGGCTCGGGCAAGACGACGCTGCTGAAGATCATGCTCGGCCTGCAGACGCCCGACACCGGCCGCGTCGAACTGTTCGGGACGCCGTCGACGGCGTTCTCGGAGGGGACCCGGCTCGGGTACGTCTCACAGCAGTCGACCGAGGCCGAGACGATGATGCCCGTTACCGTCCGGGAGGTCGTGACGATGGGACGATATCCACACGCCGGACTCCGGCGGCTGAGCGCCGACGACCGTGAGATTATCGACGACGCACTCGAGGAAGTCGGGATCACCGATCTCGCCGACCGACGAATCAACCGTTTGTCGGGTGGCCAGCGACAGCGGGCCTACATCGCCCGGGCGCTCGCCTCCGAGGCGGACCTGCTGGCACTCGACGAGCCCACCGTCGGCGTCGACGCGGGCTCGGTCGAGCAGTTCTACGACCTGCTCGAGGAGCTCAACGACGACGGCATCACGATCGTCCTCATCGAACACGACCTCGGCCGCGTCACTGATCACGCCGACACGATCGCCTGTCTCGACGGGGAACTGTACGAACACAGCGCGACCGAACAGTTCCTCGAGAGCGACACCTTGGATCGGGTGTTCAGCTCGACTCGAGCGGTCGGAACGGCGGCGAGCGCCGGTGGGGATTGA